The proteins below come from a single Halococcus salifodinae DSM 8989 genomic window:
- a CDS encoding DUF7521 family protein, which translates to MELLVALLVVVKIAALVLGGVVSLMAYRAYNRTRIAGLQYFAVGLAVITLGTFLVGVFHHIGGASVTAGMLLESVIICLGFVVMIVGLYRT; encoded by the coding sequence ATGGAGCTACTCGTCGCATTGCTCGTCGTCGTCAAGATTGCTGCTCTCGTCCTCGGGGGAGTCGTCTCGCTGATGGCGTACAGAGCCTACAACCGAACACGGATCGCTGGTCTCCAGTACTTTGCGGTGGGATTAGCGGTCATCACTCTCGGAACGTTTCTGGTCGGCGTGTTCCACCACATCGGCGGCGCTTCAGTCACCGCCGGAATGCTCCTCGAGAGCGTGATTATCTGTCTCGGGTTCGTCGTCATGATCGTTGGGCTTTACCGGACGTAG
- a CDS encoding winged helix-turn-helix domain-containing protein, protein MARWSSDEIDESDGSALPPVLQSLDDSTCREILTRLNEPKSASDLRDDCDLSSSTVYRKLELLRESALVREYTEVRRDGPNVTLYERDFTDISIGIDDTGEFSMTVTRPETDPEDRLATFWSAMKEES, encoded by the coding sequence ATGGCTCGATGGTCGTCCGACGAAATCGACGAATCCGATGGATCCGCTCTCCCGCCAGTGTTGCAGTCGCTCGACGACAGTACCTGTCGAGAGATTCTTACTCGGCTAAACGAGCCGAAATCGGCAAGCGACCTGCGTGATGACTGTGATCTCTCTAGCTCGACGGTGTATCGGAAACTCGAACTACTCCGCGAATCGGCACTCGTTCGAGAGTATACGGAGGTTCGACGCGACGGGCCAAACGTCACGCTCTACGAGCGGGATTTCACGGATATCTCAATTGGTATTGACGACACCGGCGAGTTCTCCATGACGGTGACCCGTCCGGAGACGGACCCGGAGGACCGACTGGCTACGTTCTGGTCGGCAATGAAGGAGGAGTCGTGA